A region of the Mesoterricola sediminis genome:
ATATCCAGCTCATGAAGGGTCTCGATGTGCTCGGTGACGAAGCTGACGGGGAGGACGATCACGTCCTTCCCCCCCAGGGTCCGGAGCACGGAGCCCAGCTCCGGTTCCAGCCACTGGATGGGCCCCACCTTGCTCTGGTAGGCCAGCCGGTAGCCGCCCGGCGCCTCTCCCACCCGGGCCTTCACGGCCGCGAAGGTGGCCTCGATCTCCCGCTCGTAGGGGTCGCCCTGCTCGATCTGTTTGCGCGGCAGGCTGTGGGCGCTGAAGACCACGACGGCCTCCGGCAGCGCCCGCAGGGCCTCCGCCAGGGGGGCCGCGAGGGCCTCGACGTAGTCGGGGTCCGTGGCGTAGTGGAGGACGCCCGGGAGCACCTCCAGGCCCAGGGCCTTGGCTTCCCGCTCCAGCTCGACGAGGCTCGAGCCCGTCGTCGCGCGGCAGTCGTGGGGGTAGAGGGTGACCGGCAGCAGGCGCCGGATCCCCTGCCCCTTGAGCGCGCGCAGCTCGCCCGCGGCCCGGGGGGAGGTGTACCGGAAGATGATCTTGACGGGGACGGCGCAGCCCATGCCATGCAGGGCGGCCCGCAGCGCCGAGGCCTGGGCCGCGGTCTCCCGCAGGATGGGGCTGCCGCCCCCGATCTCCTCGTAGCGGGCCTCCACCTCGCGGCGCCGGGCCTTGCTGATCAGCGTGGCGAAGAGGGGCTGGAGGAAGGCGGGGCCGGGGAACTTGATGATGTCCCGGTCGGAGAAGAGCCGGTAGAGGAAGCCCTCGACGTTCCGCGAACGGAGGGGTCCCCCCAGGTTCAGCAGGACGACGGCGGTGTCCCTCACACGGTCCTCGAGAACGGGGTGCTGGCGGCGAGCTTCTTCAGGTAGGCGTCGAAGGGCTGGACCAGGTTGCGCACGAAGCGGCGGCCCAGGGGGGTGATGAAGATCCCCTCGTCCTCCACGCGCACGGTGCCG
Encoded here:
- the hemH gene encoding ferrochelatase; the encoded protein is MRDTAVVLLNLGGPLRSRNVEGFLYRLFSDRDIIKFPGPAFLQPLFATLISKARRREVEARYEEIGGGSPILRETAAQASALRAALHGMGCAVPVKIIFRYTSPRAAGELRALKGQGIRRLLPVTLYPHDCRATTGSSLVELEREAKALGLEVLPGVLHYATDPDYVEALAAPLAEALRALPEAVVVFSAHSLPRKQIEQGDPYEREIEATFAAVKARVGEAPGGYRLAYQSKVGPIQWLEPELGSVLRTLGGKDVIVLPVSFVTEHIETLHELDIQFREVAQAAGVRSYRRLPAPAVAPAYIRCLARRTREALEAMEH